Part of the Odontesthes bonariensis isolate fOdoBon6 chromosome 15, fOdoBon6.hap1, whole genome shotgun sequence genome, CCTGTAAGTATTTGTGCGTACTGTCAGCTAACAACTGTCAAGCGTGATGGTTATGTAAAGTAGGTGCGTAGACCTCAAGCATTTGAAGTGCTCCATTTCAGCAGCACTCTATGAAATTCATTAATttcttcctcatcttcctctgcagtttaagCAGATAGCCCAAGCTGTTCTGCAGATTCTGGCATCCAGGAATGAAAAGTTTGTTAGGAAGGGGAAAATAGTTAGCAGGGTAATTATCAGACATGTGGCTAGATGGCCTGTAAAAGGCGAATGGATTTTAGAGGACCTGTTTATGACATTAAAGCTTTACAGGCAGGTACGTTTTAAATACCTATTCTACTGCGTCACAAGATTGGGACTTCTGACCAAACAATGAACAGAAAAAATACTCTATCGACATAATTCGGTACAACATCATtctctgttttttgttattattttgcCACACGTTTGGCATGTTTCCAGGCAAATCTCTGAATTAGCTTTAGCATGAGTTTACTACAAACAACTGCTATTTCTCCCCTGTCTCAAACCCATCATTACCATTTAACTACATGTCAAGAATTTCACAGTacattgctgtttttttctccGTAAATTAGAACCCTGACTCTGTTCTTTGATAATGTAACTGACAACAGGAGATGTGGGAGAGGAAAGAGGAAGTGCATGAAATCACGCTGCATCTGCTCCTGCCAGAGAGGAAGTCTGATTCGGAAGAGGCCACCGTCCTCAAAGGGGAAAGGGACAGTCGGACTGAAACGGACATGGAGAATGAGAGGAGTGACTCAGAAGAATCCAGTGATGAATGCGTGAGTCCAGACTCAGACCAAGTACTGGAAAAAGAAGAGATGACAGACCttgagcaggtggacactgagCTCGCCATTCTGATATACAGGAATGGTTTAGTGTTTGATGAGAAGATGATCGCATCTTGACCAGACCAACGTTTTTACTGCCTCACAGCACATAACTGTGCAAACACGCAGAAATGTCTTGTTCTTATAGTTTTTCTAATTTGAACAATATCTgcgaaacaatatttttttattcaaccaGTATTTTATTTGTACTAATCATGTATTTTTACATCTAATTTACCAGTTACATGGACGTGAAAAGTGTAGCTACCATCTGCTTTAAATGTTTTTGGAAATGTAAATGATTTTGTTGGCTAAATTGACTAAATTCTTAACATGGGAAACTTTTTGCTAGTTCAAGATGATACATGCTGATGTATTCTGTTTTAAGTTAAgaagaagttgtttttttatgatttcTATTTGCATCACTAATTATTTATGCAGGTCTGAGCTAACAGTTTGGTTCAATTACTGTAAGTATTACAAAGTCACAGAGTCAATTGCAGGCAGCATCTAAATGCAACTCAGTGAATTGAAATAACCTATAATTAAATCATAATCTCCAGTTCAAGACAGGGAAACACGAAGAATATTGTTATTGTGTAATTTTTCTGCTTTAACAGcaatgtgaaaataaaaacttCACTTTATGGGTACGAGTATGGCCCAATGTAGGTCAGTGTAAAATAATacaaacatttgaaaaaataatCAGGATGACGATTGAGAAAGACAAAGAGGAGCCTGGTGTGAAGTAATCAAATCACAGGAAGtggtcaaaaacaaaaaaaaacaaaaaacatccatTGACCTTAAAAAACTTGCTTGTGCAAAGCGAGAAACTAGATTACTCATTACCAAAGAAACTTCTGCCAAATTTTGGCCCACCTTGTTCACACTAAAATGTGTCCTGTTGATTTGAAAGAAGTGAAGGCCTAGCTCTCTCCACCACAATGCAGTTTAGTTTCTTTACAGAGTAAATGCCTTTTAGCTGGTTCCTATTTCGATATCTCAGGAGACTAGACTCAGCAAGGATGTCATTCTGTTGTATCACATGCACTTGTAGTGTTTACCTCTCACTGCATCAAAGTCAAAATATCTGTCTTTACCACAGACAGGAGGGCAGTGCATGTGTAACCGGTAtgaaacctctgcgttgtgttaaggttagaacgaatggagaccacaccgctgctctttcgaaggtctttattttcctcaacctttcctcaccgaacatcagaaaaaagagctgcgattacaatgacgcaaacatcagcacaaataagtaaaacatggaacatatgacaaaataaaatgccaattataaatgacaaaatgggagctcacctttcctcaccgaacatcagaaaaaagaggaagagtttaggcggaccgtgtcttttgtcacagatgttgctcccccataaaagaatgtacagaaaccgaaaaagaaaacaaaagttccacctgactagtcttataaatgtcataaaaacaattaaaacaacaaTTTTATGGAATTATACACAAGCCAAATTAACTCTTGTTACACATGTGACAATGTGAGGTTACAAGGTAGGTACAATAGGCATGACTACTCCACACATAGTAGGCTATATGATCTTCTTAAATTTTTCTTGCTTTTGTTGTAATGCAATATCCGTTTCAGTATTTGTCTTTGTACTATTTTCAAACTGATATATGTTTCCTGGGCCAAAGTTGCCTGTCTTTGTGATGGTTTGGGGGAAGCAAAACATGGGATGACATGCATTAAGGGCCTCTGTAAATGGGGTACACACTGGGCAAGTTGAGCTACTCAGCATCCCTTCGCATTCTGTTAATAAGCTATATTTTTCACAATTCTCCTAATTTTTTCTTTGGACCTATGAGGTTctcctcccttttcttttcactctcCCACACTTACAACAGTTACCTTAAAATGTTCGGTCGCAGGttagtaattaaaaaaaactcagtaAACTATGAAATAGCATAATTTAATGATACCCTATCAAGCTACAACAGAGTTGTTCTTACACTTTCATTTatcatatttttacttttactcttgTGTTGCTACTTATGATTAAAAGGTGTGATGATAACTTCTCACTGAGGACCTCTGCACGTGTGTGGACGTGACTCTGACGCCCCCCAGTGGTCAGATAGCGGTAGTACAGAGGAAGGTCTCGCAGCAAACAGCCGGTAGGCGGAGAGGTCACCGCCGTGTTCACTGGAGGATCTCAGACAAACAGCTGTTCTCCATCCATGCCACAACAACAGACGGTttcaagacatttaaaaaacgCCATGAACGTACCAGTCGTGCCGGTGATCCCCTGTTAACATTCCTGAAAATGCCCTATGTGTGTCGGTTTGTGCTAGAAGATGGCGGAGTCGGATGGTGGCGATTTTGCCTCGAAAAATTCTCAGAGCAGGTGAGTGAGCCGGGGCTGACGTCGTTGTGCGTCTACGGTCTTTCACTGTTTCCACGGTGTCTCAGTGTTGGTAGTCTCCACGGGCTCTGGACTAGGACCGAGTACGCTGTGGTTGCTCCCGGCGCCGTTACTTCTATTCAGGAAACACCGAGGCATTGTTCAGGCCTCCAGGCACCGGGACGGCCGCTGCCTGTCAGTGCAGTCATGAAGCACAGCTTGCGGCGCTTAAAATTATTATATCCAGGTCTACTCTTTTAACACGTTGTTGGCAGCATTGAGACATATTAGTGTTACTAATTACCACTATAATAAACTGCCTGAATGCATTTTAAACAAGCTGACAGCAAAGTGACAATAAGCCTAAATGCTTCCTAATGTGCCTAATTTGTTTACTTCTTGTTATCTCTTAACTCTTCTACCATCATCAGTTCAAAACCACATGAGTAAGGTTGACTTTCTGAGACTTATTCTAGTATAACTTTAAGTCACTTTTACTTTTAATCAATTTTAGGACGAGACACAACAAGTGAAGaagattttttaaatcaaaacttGATTAGTATCAACATAAAAGTTCCTGATAATTTATATTTGGATATTTCTTTAtattgacattttttttgttttttttttacatcttagCTATGCAAATGAAATGTAAACTAATAAAAGATACATTTCCAGAGCAGAAAACTAAACATTGGATCAATTAGTTTTAGCTTGGCATAGTCAAAATACTAAcagtgtttttgtctctttttttttttcaatgcggcACAAATCGACATAAAAAAGGAATCTGTGTTACCCTTAATACAATTTTATACAAATGGGATCTAAACAAACCACCCTTCATAATGTCAAAGTATAGATAGCAATAAAATGATTAATCGGGTCGAATATAATTGCAACTAAAGTGGAGATAACTGAGTGAAATACTCAGTATTTCATTCTTCTTTCCATTCGCTAACATTTATTTCATCatatcacaattttttttaaatgtcttgttTAGATATGAAAACAAAGCCACACATATCTCATAGTGTGCTGATTATACGTAACTGTTCATTAGACAAACTGTAGGAAGATAAACATTTAGTCTTTCCCCTTAAAAATACATGAAGACATTAAACATTTTTAGATCGCTTCCCTTTAGTTGTTACGCGGTTTTGagttggttttatttgcagcgAAAATAAAAATTCAGACCAATCTCTTGGACATAATCAAGAAAACAGCCTGAAGTGAAATGACATGATGTGGTTAACAAACAAAAGAATGTATAGATTTAATTTGgtatttctttattcatttacaGAAAGCACAGATCTACACAAAGATACTTTTTGGCTTCAGTTTTGAGAATGTTTCGAGTTGATAATTCAggccttttttttctgcttggtATTAAACGTGATTCAAACACGTGGCGCATTTAGGAAATTTGCAATCTGCCAGTTTTGAAAATGGATGTGATTTAATTTTGGGGGTTTGGTTGACGAAAACAGGTCAGTGGAGGTGACGCTGATATAAAAGAGGTTACCGTCCAGTTGTTCCACTCATCTGGTGTCATTTGCTCTTCAGGCTATAAAGTCTGTTTCTACTTGAGACGTCGGTAATGCTTTTTAAGTTTTAACCCACAATGTGAAGACGTAAATTTTTTTTGTGTACCACTAAGTGGTGTTTATGCTCAGATTTTGTTCTTACAGACAACAGatgtgatgttttttgtgtgcaTCAGTGAAATGTCAAAGGAGTTTTATAGCCTCAATTTTTACAGTGATTGTGTCCCTGTTGAGTGTACAGACACATTCCCAGTAATGCCAAGGCCCTGTACACTACATAATGCATTTCTCCCTGGCTGAgtgataaattaaattaaatttccaTCAGCGTTTCACCAGAAAACGACATATCTCCACATTAGTTGcctatagagcacaattcatcaGCAGGTACTGGCTTCTAGATTTAACTGAACAATATCTTAAGTTCAGCAGAagaatatttgtacattttaatTGAAAAAGTGGAAGTATGTCTACAGTCACTGATTGGGACGAGGCCTTTTTCTCTTTCCAGTATGGCTAACAAGAACAGCACCCTGCGCTGTACTTTCTCAGCCCCGAGCCACAGTGCCACGCTCCTCCAGGGCTTGTCGGTTTTGCGGGCTCAGGGTCAACTGCTTGACGTTGTGCTGGCCGTCAATGAGGAGCGCTTTCAGGTCCATAAAGCAGTGCTGGCCGCCTGTAGTGATTATTTCAGGTCAGTCTggagtttacatgcatttttaatTGGAAACACTTAGCTAATGCTCTTATCCAGGGCAATGGAGTGAATAAATAATACAGTTACAAAGCATGTTTTCACTGTTTTGTAATACACTTTTAATTGTACACTGTGGTAAACACAAATTAGGTAGCTGAATGAAAAGATgacataaaaatacagccaaatTTGCctatttttgttgttattttgtcctCGACACTGCACCTAACATTTGCAACAATCTAGGAATAAGACAGCTTTTCGTCCTTCTAGTATTGCTCTGGTTTAGTCATGAAATGTGCCATTTCTAAGTCCATGCATTTACTTCGTAAGAGGTGTAATTTTCAAATAACTTGAAGTTAACTTGCATGCTTTTGTGTTTCAGAGCTATGTTTACTGGAGGCATGAGGGAGTCGAACCAAGATAGCATTGAGCTGAAGGGTTTGTCTGCCCGAGGGCTGAAACACATCATCGACTTTGCCTACAGTTCAGAAGTCACTTTAGACCTGGACTGTATTCAAGATGTCCTCGGGGCTGCTGTGTTTCTCCAGATGGTTCCTGTCATTGAGCTCTGTGAGGAGTTCCTTAAGTCGGCGATGAGCGTGGAGACCTGCCTTCACATCGGGCAGATGGCGACCACTTTCAGCTTGTCTTCCCTTAAAGAGTCAGTGGATGCCTTCACCTTTCGTCACTTCCTCCAGATTGCAGGGGAGGAGGACTTTCTGCACATTCCCATGGAGCGCCTCATCTTCTTCCTTCAGAGCAACAAACTGAAGAACTGTAATGAGATCGACCTCTTCCACGCCGCCATCAGGTGGCTCCAATATGATGAGTCCCGCCGGGCTCAAGCCAGCAGTGTCCTCTGCCATGTGCGCTTCCCGCTCATGCGCTCCTCAGAGTTGGTGGACAGTGTTCAGACGGTGGACATCATGGTGGAGGACGTGCTGTGCCGCCAGTATCTCCTTGAGGCCTTCAATTACCAGATCCTTCCCTTCCGACAGCATGAAATGCAGTCCGCGCGGACTCTCATTCGCTCTGACGTTCTGTCACTCATCACCTTTGGCGGGACTCCGTACACTGACAATGACCGCACAGTGAGCTCAAAGGTATTTTATCTCCCTGACGCTGCCTCCCGCCAGTTCAAAGAGCTGACTGAGATGGAGATGGGGTGCAGCCACGCTTGTGTCGCCGTACTCGATAACTTTGTGTATGTTGTCGGTGGACAGCACTTGCAGTACCGCAGTGGGGAGGGGGCGGTTGACAGCTGTTTCCGCTACGATCCACATCTGAACCAGTGGCTGCGCATTCAGTCCATGCACGAGGCCCGAATCCAGTTTCAGCTCAACGTGCTTCAGGGACAGCTTTACGCCACGGGCGGCCGAAATCGATCTGGCAGTCTGTCTTCTGTCGAGTGCTACTGCCCAAAGAAGAATGAGTGGTCTTCGGTAGAACAATTGAAACGCAGGATTTGGGGACATGCTGGCACTCACTGTGGAGACAAGCTGTACATCTCAGGGGGTTACGGTGTCTCAGTCGACGACAAGAAAACGCTCCACTGCTACGACCCGGTATCAGACCAGTGGGACTTCAAAGCCCCCATGAATGAACCCAGGGTGCTTCATGCCATGATCAATACCCGTGATCGTGTTTATGCGCTGGGTGGTCGTATGGACCATGTGGACCGTTGTTTTGACGTGCTGGCAGTCGAGTATTACAGTCCAGAGAACGACCAGTGGACCACCGTCAGTCCTATGAGAGCAGGGCAGTCCGAGGCGGGCTGCTGCCTGCTGGACGGGAAAATCTACATCGTAGGAGGTTACAACTGGCACCTGAATAATGTCACCAGCATCGTTCAGGTGTACAACACAGGGACGGATGAGTGGGAAAGGGATTTGCACTTCCCAGAATCCTTTGCAGGCATCGCTTGCACACTGATTATACTTCCACAAAACACCACACAACGCTAAGCATCGGACCTTTGACTGTGAAGATTTTATTCCACGTGCTTCGGCTGCCGACCATTGAGTCCTCTCAAGGTGTGAACATCACGTATGCGTCTGTGTACGTGTGTTCATTTGGGAGCATGACCGGAAGAGCTACTAAGCCTCACTACTCAGAATTGTGTATTTCTCGCCTTCTTTTGAGAAACCTGCGTTTATCCAAAAGACTGACACTCGTTAATACTTTTTTACATGAAAACTCTTTAGAGTCTTTATTTTGAATTATTTAATTAAAACTATGAAAGCTGACCAATAAGTTGCTCGACTCGAGGAAAAGCCTCCAACAAGTTGACGATCAGACGTGATCTCATTGCTTCAGTATGTAGTGAACCAGATGTTATGCTTATTGTACACCTGAAATGTGTGCTTTTAGAGTTGTCTTCCAGAGTAGCATTGCCTAATTTATAGCACTTTCTATTACAATTATTAATAACTGTTCAGTCTGAAGAAGTGTTTCAGTTACCAATCAAGGGCATAAGTTACAGAAGGcacaaattcatttttatataaTCAGAGTGGCTTTTACTTACAGACAGAACGTTTCTAATGTTAGACATTTTGATTGTAAAGTTgtgatatttttttctgtttccttttatCTCTGTAAGATTTTATTATCAAAACAAACTCGATAACTTGATCTTACTCTTATTGTGTATGTTGCAGCTTCAACAAACCGCATATCAGCGATTAATGAGGATTGCACAGAAATGAGTGTTGGATGTGTTACAGTTTTGAATCAGTAATCTAAGCTgttagatattttttttaaactaaaaatgTGATTCCTGAGCTGAAAGTCACACTTTCAATTTCTTTCTTTAGTTTCTTAATTTACATAACAAAACATTGCAGACCTCTTTATGGCAGCTACATAAATAACCGATGCGCGTGCCGGTAAcagtgttggtgtgtgttgtTTGTCATGAAAAGCGAGCTGAACTACATTTAATATTGCGGAGGATCTTTTTCAAAAGTTGTTTGCTTTAAAGCTCACAAATCCCTACTTAAACACACcgaaagtatatattttttgtggccgatttccacttttttttttgggcattTGGTGCACTTTTTGAAGCGATGTTTATCGGCTATTTAATGTCAGTATAAACAATGAAAATAAAGGACtttttgtgttttccttttgaGCGTGCCCACTGTAAAACTGtctcctgtctgcctcagtgtgtcttgTTCTAACTGTACCAGTGAAAGCACACTATATTGTTGAAGTGCAATACAAGGAAAACTGCTGGAGTTAAAGGGGAATGTACACGTTTGTGTAGCTTTATGTGTATATTAAAgatttatcatgttttaaaaaatactttgatgtttttattatgCTGGGATGATATATTTGTATGAGCTGAGTCCACTGAAGCACAACCTTGCTTTAAAAAGGTGAAAGTGTTGTATGAATCCATACCCTCCCTCACATACTTGCAGgaaaaaccatccatccattttctatacccgcctaATCAAATTAAGGGTGGTGGGGCAGGAAAAATCAATCTGCAGTGTCTAACTGACACTGATGACActtctttcatttgtttttcatcagatttaaaaatgattttgctTCTTTATTTTTGCGTGCCACTTGTGTTGCAAATCCAGGCGACATCTGAAGATTAGAGGTGCTACAGAAATGTTTAAACCAAGTTTATAAAGGGATCTATAGTAACACGATTGTTTACAGCCATTAGTAAATCATTTGTTTTGCTTCTAGCTGTAACTTTCTTCATGTTCAAGCCACAGTAGAGATGATGGTTCATGAGAGTAAGATTACTAGCTGGCTTCTTCCTGAAGTGTTCATTTGTTCTCTTTACATGAATATGTAaacctgcatgttttttttgttccgcGTTTCAGTCAAAAAGGGGCATTGACACAAAACGATCACAACTGTAGGTTGGACCACCTTCTGGGTAAAGATAACTTGTATTTTATCAgttaaaatagattttttttatatacatctATCTTGAACAGTCTCTTGGTTTCATGTATACACAGAAAAATTGTTTGAGTTAACATTCTCTGATGcaaatggaaattattcattgttttttaagTCCCTACAATTTGACAGGAGAATTTGATCAGTGCACCAGTTGTTTTCCAAAAGGGATTATTAAATATCTAAGGGTGTGTTTTTCATCTTACATATTATTTTCTCATGACCAGGGTCACATACAACTTTTATTTTAGAAACTGTATAAGAATTGACCTATTTTACTGCAACTGATGTGAAACTGAAATCTAATCACTGGGTTATTTTTGATTTGTATAACGGAAAATTTGATCTAGTCAATCTAATTTTTTTGCAACTGGTATTTTTTTCTGGTTGttaattctattctatttcaaTTGAATAtccatgtttatttatttatgctgCTATTCATAGCAAGCATCTAGGGCGCACAATCCCCCCCCCTGTGGTGAATCTTATTTTTATCTGAAACTCACCCTGCCTCAAACTCTGGCAACAGTTGAAGCAGAAAGCAACAACATCAATAGATACGTCAGCTCTGCGTAATGACGACACCACAAGGCCCAGGCGCGGTGTTTAGCGTAACATTCCATTGAGAAGAAGAGGGAAAGATGGCGTCCTCTAATAATCCTCGCAAATTTAGCGAAAAAATCGCTTTGCATAATCAAAAACAGGCTGAAGAGACAGCTGCGTTTGAAGAAGTGATGAAAGATTTGAACATCACCAGAGCTGCACGGGTAAGACCTCCACACCCCGGCTGTTCACAGTTTGTTGCACCGCTGTGTGGCGGTTAACGAACACTGCGGAGATAAAAATGTAACGATGGGTTGCGAAATGGCTTAAGTTCATGTTGACATCCTTAGCTGCAACAGCGCAGTATCACCATCTGATGTTACCATGGTTGTTGAAGCATGCTAGCATTTTTCAACTTGTAACTTGCGTGCAGCAGCGTTAATTAGCCTAGCTAGCCCGCTGCTGGGTCTGTTATGAACGTGCAcctgctctctgtctgtgtctggtTTGAGCAGCCACTGCTCACATTCATCCCACTAACGGACGCTTAAAAAGCACAGCTTCATTGCATGTTAGGACAGTTAGTAGCTAGAAACTAAATTGGAGCAGTACTGAGGGGAATCTCTTGAGAAGGGTTAAGGCAGCCTTAGCTAGCCAATCAGATGTTAACCAGCCTCACCAGCTGTGGGTTTCCCCCCCGCCCCCGGTCAACTATCCACTATTTACTTTAAGTAATTATACCTCTGTGGCACATATTACTGATATTTTAAGCAACAGTGAAGCTGGAATAGAATAAAGCCCACTGTAACCCGATAGCCCACATTACCCTGCTTTTAGAGCTCCATTTTAAACTGTAGTAATTATTCTTCACGCATTATTGTTGATTAATTAAAAAGTTTCGATCATATCATGCCTCAAATGTTCAATGTGTTACAACAGTTGATTGGACTTGATCTGAAATGACTAGGCCTGATACACTATCATTAAAGGTGATTATTAATGATTTAAGTCATTTAATTTTGGTACAAAGTATCCAACATGAGGATTTGGAGCTTTGATTGAACTGAGATTGTGATATTGAACAGTGatctttacagttttttttaaagagaaaatcCTTTCATAAGGATTGGAGTGATTTTGTAGAGGAGTACTTTTTAGACTTGTTGTTTAGGATAAACCACCCTTTCTTGAACTGAAAAGCAACTTTAATCTGAACCAAAGAGACCGTCAATATTGCTCCCTTCCCCGTGGAGGTAGGCTACTCTGGAGTGTAAAGGTTGCCTTTAGTCAGAGGATGGGTCCACCGTCTCTGTCACTGAGGGAGGGCAGCACTGAGCAGCACAAAGGCCGGGGGATATCCACTGTGAACAGCAGACACTTCACTTAATTTCTCATAGCCCCAAGTGTGAGTT contains:
- the klhl26 gene encoding kelch-like protein 26 isoform X1, with translation MAESDGGDFASKNSQSSMANKNSTLRCTFSAPSHSATLLQGLSVLRAQGQLLDVVLAVNEERFQVHKAVLAACSDYFRAMFTGGMRESNQDSIELKGLSARGLKHIIDFAYSSEVTLDLDCIQDVLGAAVFLQMVPVIELCEEFLKSAMSVETCLHIGQMATTFSLSSLKESVDAFTFRHFLQIAGEEDFLHIPMERLIFFLQSNKLKNCNEIDLFHAAIRWLQYDESRRAQASSVLCHVRFPLMRSSELVDSVQTVDIMVEDVLCRQYLLEAFNYQILPFRQHEMQSARTLIRSDVLSLITFGGTPYTDNDRTVSSKVFYLPDAASRQFKELTEMEMGCSHACVAVLDNFVYVVGGQHLQYRSGEGAVDSCFRYDPHLNQWLRIQSMHEARIQFQLNVLQGQLYATGGRNRSGSLSSVECYCPKKNEWSSVEQLKRRIWGHAGTHCGDKLYISGGYGVSVDDKKTLHCYDPVSDQWDFKAPMNEPRVLHAMINTRDRVYALGGRMDHVDRCFDVLAVEYYSPENDQWTTVSPMRAGQSEAGCCLLDGKIYIVGGYNWHLNNVTSIVQVYNTGTDEWERDLHFPESFAGIACTLIILPQNTTQR
- the klhl26 gene encoding kelch-like protein 26 isoform X2 produces the protein MAESDGGDFASKNSQSRAMFTGGMRESNQDSIELKGLSARGLKHIIDFAYSSEVTLDLDCIQDVLGAAVFLQMVPVIELCEEFLKSAMSVETCLHIGQMATTFSLSSLKESVDAFTFRHFLQIAGEEDFLHIPMERLIFFLQSNKLKNCNEIDLFHAAIRWLQYDESRRAQASSVLCHVRFPLMRSSELVDSVQTVDIMVEDVLCRQYLLEAFNYQILPFRQHEMQSARTLIRSDVLSLITFGGTPYTDNDRTVSSKVFYLPDAASRQFKELTEMEMGCSHACVAVLDNFVYVVGGQHLQYRSGEGAVDSCFRYDPHLNQWLRIQSMHEARIQFQLNVLQGQLYATGGRNRSGSLSSVECYCPKKNEWSSVEQLKRRIWGHAGTHCGDKLYISGGYGVSVDDKKTLHCYDPVSDQWDFKAPMNEPRVLHAMINTRDRVYALGGRMDHVDRCFDVLAVEYYSPENDQWTTVSPMRAGQSEAGCCLLDGKIYIVGGYNWHLNNVTSIVQVYNTGTDEWERDLHFPESFAGIACTLIILPQNTTQR